The genomic region GGTGATAGGAATAAAATACACTAATTTACAGGAGGAGTTTGAACAGACATGTTGATCATTTGTACAGGGATGAAGAGATGGATGGTGAATGGGAAGCTCCACAGATTCCTAATCCAAAGTGTGAGACTGCACCAGGCTGTGGAGCATGGGTACGCCCCATGATGAGCAATCCAAATTATAAAGGAAAGTGGAAACCACCTATGATAGAGAATCCTAATTATCAGGTATTAATTATTAGGTAGTTCCAAATACTTCAGAATGACATGTGCGTTAATAAAATACTTTGTTCTTTTCATCTTACTGATTTTTGCTGGATAAGTATAAATagggtttagtttagttttttctCTGTCCATTAATCAGACTtaacagggttgtttttttttaagagatgcTGGAAATACTTTCCTTTCTTAAACTGTAAACTAAAGTCAGTGACTCAAATGACCAATGGCAGTGGAAGCAAGCGTGCTGTGGAAGTCCCCTATGCACTTAGAAGACCACAATCTTTTAACTGTGTTACCTGTTTTTAACAGATGTGGTATATTTAAGAAATTTCAATTATTTTTCAGAACTGAATCAACCTGCCTTGTTGGGCTATTTAATATTAAATGTCTATTTTAATGtggcatgtttttattttatctcttACAGGGAATATGGAGTCcacaaaaaatccctaatcctgATTATTTTGAAGATTCTCATCCTTTTCAAATGACTCCTGTTGGTGCTGTTGGCTTAGAGCTTTGGTCTATGACATCTGATATTTACTTTGATAACTTCATCATCTGCTCAGAAAAGGAAGTTGCTGATCGATGGGCAGCGGATGGATGGGGCTTTAAAAAATTGGTTGCAAGTGCTAATGAAGTAAGAATTTACTATATTTTGTTTTGCCCAAATACACAATGTTGCAAAAAAAGCTTTTTGTCTTAACCTTCCTATATTAGGATTGTTGTGAACCTGAAGGTGTTTGAAATACTTGTAAATATTTTTAACAAACCAGAATGACCTCATATGCAATGAAATTATTAACAGTTATGGGTTCAGTTGTCCTATTGAAAGTAAAGGAAAATGAAATTCCCAAACTAACTGGTGTCCAttctggcggcgtggtggcagcgggaggccccattagctaaagtggtgcttcaggttaaggacagtttcaggttaagaacagacctccagaacgaattaagttcttaacccaaggtaccactgtatcaataaaACATCCCCCACCCCCCGAGTTAAACTAAAGTAATTTTGCAGTCAGTCATTATTTCTATTTCCAGCCAGAACTTTAAAGGAGCCTTTTCAACCATAATAGCGGATTTTGGCAGGGTCAAATATAGAAAAGAAAGCCCTAAAACTCTAATTTTCAAAAGTTGAGTCATAATGTCATAGCTTAACACTTAATGGTTGTGAATATTTTGTGGTTTAATTTACTGTTTGTATGAAAAATGTAAAACCCCCAATAACTTAATAAAAGTTGATAGAACTGTGAAGATGCCCATGCTAGAAACCTGCTCGCATGCTCCATTATCTGCCTTATGTGGTGCTCCCTGTTAGCTCCCTTGACTGTGTTTGCGGGTATGTTTTACAGCAGTCACATGACATTCAGTTTGGCTACTTCCAGCTAAGGCTCTTGGTGCAGTGTAGTTACTCAGGGCTCTTTGCAGATCTTCAGGGCCCTGAACAGCTTCTTTTCTCTATGTCCCCTCACCTGTTAGTTTCCTTCCTTGGTTGCTGTTTCATTCATGCTGTTTCGGAAAAATACCTTATGGCAAGACTTGGCAAGCTCTGtaatgtgtgttttcttttcttccatcCAGCCTGGTATGTTTAGTCAGCTGGTAACTGCTGCGGAAGAACGTCCATGGCTTTGGGTTATTTACATCTTGACATTAGCACTACCTATAGGATTGGGTGTACTATTCTGCTGGCCATCCAAGGTACAGGAGAAACTAATCTGATATCCTCATTTTTTGCATGATGCTTAATGTGCTTTCTATCCAAATATTTTTTCATTCAAAAAATGCATTGGGGTGAGAGGGAAGATGAAGTTGGCAGACTTGCctcaatggtgggtgggtgttaaaaAAAAGGGGTCTGTCAGCTTTTTTTGGATGATTGTCCTTCTGTTTTAGAAAATAGATGAAGATATGGACTACAAAAAAACTGATATAGCCAAGCCACTTACAAAAGGAGGACTGGAACAAGAGGTACAAAGGAAAGATGAAGACCTAGAAAAACCAAATGAAAATGGTGGTGAAGACGGTAAGGGATTTTAGCCATACCTATTTAAAAAACTGTAGTGATCAATGCTGAAAAATGGTAactaaatgaaaaaaacaaaaacaatgcagtTCATAGCACTTTGTTTTTCTGCCGGAAATTGCTGCCTATACTTTACAGCACTCAAGATAAGTGTATTTTTGTTTCAGCAAGATCAAAATTGTGTAGTTGTGTCTTGTAGCTAACTGCTTTCTTAGTTCTTTCCTGCATTCCAGACTCTTGGAATTGAATATTCTGTGTTTTTTCTCCCTAATCATATGACACAATTTATTTTCACATTTGGGAGTATTTTAGCTCTTtgcttgattttttaattttttttaattttttgcttaCCTTACTAATAAATTGCAGAATGATAGCTTGTTCTCTTAATAGCAATTTGTCATACCAATATTTAAATTGGTCAGCTAAAGCATATGTCAACAACTACATTGGGGTAGGGAATTGACAgacaggtgttgctggactgctgttcccatcatccctgaacattggccatgctggctggggctgatacaGACTCTTGCTTTTGTCTTTGTTACATTTATACCCTAGCTTCCCATTTTGAGAAATGCCTAATACAACCTACATTAGAGTCCtcagtaaaaaataaatgttgattTTCATCTTAGTGACTAAATATTTCTCAGCATCTAAGACACTAATGGAGTTTTTCCACTGAGGGCTTTGCAATGAATGACAGGTACCTACCCCTGGTTCCAAGCAAAGGAAACCCTGCAGCTGAAGCAGAACCTCAAATATTCTTTGTTTGCTTTCCCGTGACCTCTTTGCAATCCCACGTATGGAATTGTGAATGCACAGAGCATGGTGTTGGGAACATGGGAGTGGAACTCTTGGAGGACAATACAGATTATTTGGTCTGTCTTCTGTCTCCCTTTTAATGATTGGATCACTTTCTAAGTTTTATGCTGGAATTTCTAGCATCTTGTATAAAGAAATTGAGATGTTGAACTTCTACATATTTTGGAGATACTATTTTTCTTTCACTACATTAAATTatgattaaaaacattttttctacTTGCTATAGATGGAAATGGTGGTGGATAGAAATAGTAAAACATTTCAGCAAGAACAACTTGAGAGAACTGGAGTATTTTCAACCCACAACAATACAGAGATTTATCCCTAAATGTTTACTAAAGGGTGATAGCTGACctcagtcatactcagagtagacccattgaaatcagtgtcTATTTCAGTGGGTATGGGTGTGCTCTGAATATATGCTACTACCTTTGGATGTTGCTGGAAAGGTGTTTGTATGCTTTTCTGAATGttactgttattattttgttAATTCAGAATGTTACCCAATAACATTCTGAATTTGAAAATGTATTGTAATTTAAACTCAACATTCTTCCTACGTCTTCATGAAAATGAGAGAGATACTTAGATGCTTGTTAAGAATTCACATTGATCTATTCCAATAACTTGCCCATTATGGATACACAATTTGCAGCGCTGTGCAGCTCCCTTGTTCACATGCTTCACCAACACAGGCACTGTGGTTTCTTCTTACTGTTAAAGGTTTATCCAACCAGTATGCTCTCTTGTGCCATTGCTGTATTTTAGCCTTTAGAGAGCTAAACTGAATAACCAACTTGTGTCTTAGAATATGAAGGTGGTGAAGATGAAGAAGATTATGAGGAAGAAAATGAAGGTGGTGAAGGAAGTCAGGAGGAAGAAgttaataaatcaaataaatctgGCTCTGAAGAAGATGAGGTGAGCTTTCCAAGAATGAGATAATATACAGAGATTATTCCATGTTGCAGCTGTGTCAAAACATGGGGTATAATGGCAACTTTCCCCCATGGTACTAATACAGGGCATTTTATTTCCAAtcttgtggaactccttcccaacTGAGATCACAAGCCCCTTCCCTGTTGAACTTCAGGCACTAGGTGAAgactttgaatttatttaagcaGGCATTTAAATTAGACTTTTCTGATTTCACTGATAAttttaattgggttttttaaaactctgttaagcagtatataaattgttgaaataaacataaaacaataatACAGTGGAATATAGAATTGTTCTGGCTTGTGAGATCTTGTCACTTCAGTGCTGAAATTCAAATATTTTCCCTTGTATTTAAGGCATCCTAAATTGTTTTGCTGGGTATTTGTATAATTGTCATAGTCTCATAATTTTGATTTATCTTTTTTAATACAAGCAGTTTGCTATTGATCTTATTTGGAGATCACCATCTCTATATGGCATATTCTATCAGGTCAGAAATTGGGTTGAGGCCGTGGCTTCAAACAGGAACTCCAGCATCCATAGCTAGCCTCACAAGGCATTTGTGTGCAAACATTCTAGGATTATCAAGTAGGAGTTCCTCAGCAGATAAATCAATTTGGAAAGGTTTTCATGCAGATACATAGTATTGAGTTTGGGAGGCAAGCTTCAACTTCCCCCACAATCTGGTTGATTTCAAGAAACTGAGGTTTAGGAATATAGGTGTTAAGTTGTAAGAGAAACTGCATCCATAAACTCAAGTGttcatattcccattttattatGTGAAGAAAGAACAAACATAAAAGCTAAAAATTAAGTACTTTGAGAAGCAAACATGGGCCTGAATCTGAGCAAAATTAAGTTCCCTTAAGCCACTGAAATCAGTCAGCTTAATTGTGCTTAACTCCAGTGGATTCAACAGTTTAGACATTGTTTGGGTAGAGAATATGAActatattatattttggaaagatgattgcatctctctccccatccccaccccctgcagatgAAAGAAGCAGATGAAAGCACAGGATCTGGTGATGGGCCGGCAAAATCAGTGCGTAAAAGAAGAGTACGAAAGGACTAACTTGTTTCCACCTAGTATTGACAGGTCCAGGTTACAGAACATAGGCATGCAGTTTTCACTTGCCTAACAGCATGCAAGTTGTTGAGTCTTAACCAAAAGACTGAACTCAGCTTAGACTCCTCCGTTTCCATTCTCCAGACCATCTTAATCTTGTCAGACTTTTCCTTTATTCTGAAGAAACGCTCCGACTTGTGAAGTTACCTGTTTTCTTTACTTCATAGAATAAAAAATGGTGATATGTCTGATTTATTGTAAATATTATTTGACGTTGTTTAGATAATAAATATTTGGAAATGATTTGGCTTCAAAATATTACCCTTTTTAAACCTCATGTAAATGGGATTTTTCAGCTTTAGCACAAATTACACTTTAGATAAAAGGCATGAACAGTAGATGCAACATCCACTTGGATGCCTTGAAAGAAGAGATGACTGCCAACTCTTTGCTGAGCTGAATGCAAGAACTGTTTTGGCTCTTTTTTATATCAACCTTTTTTTCCTTTACTGCAATGTCAACCTACAGTTTGTGCGTCACATGTTAGTTTGTGTTagcagttgctgctgtttttgttttacagaGAACTGCATTGTCATAATAGCATGCtttacatttaaaagcaaaaaatgtTAACTCTATTCAAGTACAATGGTGTACAAGAGAATTTTTCACATTTTTATAGTTTCATGTTTCAAGCCAGAATGGCATAACCcgtttacaaaatatttgctaagTGTATATTGCCTCCTGAATAAaacttttaatataatctgttctGCTTAAGTTAAACTCATTAATCCCTGTATTTTTGGAATGACTGAAATGACTCTCCTTAGAAGTAAACTAGTAAATATATACTGTAACCATAACATTCTATATTCAGCATAGCCCTCaaatgttactttttaaaagaagctaTATGCAGGCAAGTTCAGAGAGGATTGATTTAAATCCTATTTTCCATTGATACTACCTTTCCTAAGAAGTGGTGCAGATGTGACCACTAAATCACCTGAACACAACACCATTAATTCTTACTGTAGTTCAAAAATAGTTGGATGTTTGCTTGCTTTACTTTTACCTGCTAGAGGGAAAATCCTATACATAAATCCCATTACATTCAATGAAGCTTGCAAATGGGTATTAGGATTACAGTCTAAGTATGGGAATATAGGAATATGGATTATTGCAATGTTGCTACTTTGTTTCATTATCCTAACTATTGCTGAGAAACAACTTCTCTTCCCTGTTAAGAGCCTATTCTCATAGTGCTATGATAGTGGTGGGTTACTGACAAGCTGcagacttcctgttcagatagggGGCACATATGCAAGGTATCTTGAAGACTAGTCTGTTTTCCATTAGACAAGTGGCGAGAATAATACTTAACAGCTTGAATGGGCTCAGTAAATACACATCTGATGCTGCAACATTACTGAAACCAATTAAGATATAGGTGGAAGACCAACTGAAGCCTCATGCAAGACTGGAATATCAGGAGCAGAATGCATGTTAATGAGTCATTTAGGGATCAGGTGGGCAGAGGGCATTCAGTGAGTATATATCCCCAACAGCATGAACCCCCAGTTTAGCAGAATTGCTGTATCAGGTAAGTATACTACTACTTGGGGGAAGATACTCATTCCTATAATTAAATGGTAGCAATGGTCACTATCATTTTCAAAATCCCAATGAGGCATTCCATATTAAACCTAATAATATGGACTAGCTATATGCATTATAGCACTAAGCTGTTAAAACAGTTTAAAGTGGTCCCTTGTGTCTAAAATACAAAGCAGACTGAAAGTGGCAAAGGTAGGCACAAAGAGGACAGAAGGGCAGCTCTGATTTCTTATAGGAGCCTATTTTTTTGCCTACTTAATGCAAACTACTAATGGTACAAAGAAAGGACAATGCTTCTAGCATACTACTTTACAACTATGGCACATGCTATAACTAGTAAAACTTTCAAAAAGATTCTAGTAACAGACCAAATGACAGAAACTTGAAAGCTTTTATTTCATACAAGTTCCGAAATACAGCACAACTGTTAGTTTAACAAAGGCCACAGTAGTAAGGTTCTTTACAGTTACAACTATCTAGGACACCAAAATTCAGCATTACATTAACAATCTTCCACCCGATTATATCAAGATGGCACCTTCCCACACACTAGTGTGAGAAGTTCCTACAAAAAGACTAGGTGGTGTATTTCCTTGCTTGTGTACTACTTAGTAGTCCCTTCTAATCCTCAATTGCCTCTGGAAATGCAGATAACTGGGATGTCTAAAGTCCTGAAAAAGCCTTGTCCCACACCAACCCAAAAGTTATCCAAAGCTCTGAAAAATCATATCTCTAATCACTACATCAAGTTACATATTTCCTGACCTTCATGGGAGCAATCCTCTCTTGCACCAGTTCCATATCTTCTCCTTTTCAAATTTAACTACTGAGTTGAAAGAAATGGGTAGGGAAAAGAACTGTTGAGTTATTTTCCAAGGTTCTTTTGCTTATTCAATGGCAAGAAAAAAATGTACACTTTCTAGAATACCTATTTGCAACAGAGGCTTGAATAAAGCCTTTATTGCTAAGAGAAAGGAAATAATCCTCAGCTTCTTACATATTCcagctcctcccccccaactcagTAAGGagttgggggaaagaggaagtAAATTCTGAGCTGAAATTAGAGCGATCTGCATTAGTTGAGTTCGTTTACAACCCACCCTAATACTAAAACCACCAGCCTTGGCACTCTTCAAGGCTAAATTGTAACAGGCACATGCCACCTAAAGAGTTCACAATTTAGGTAGGGCTGTAGAATGGTGTGTTCCAAATTATGTTCTAACAGCCACAGATTCCTCAATGAGAAAAGCCATAATGTGGACAAGTTTCTTTAAAAGACAGTTTACCAGTTCTGCAATGCACAGCTACAGAGGTGTGTCACAGGTAGCTTATATGGAGTGCTTGACTCAAGCACAAGCTAGGCTTGCTTATGCACCATGAAATATGTTCCATAATGCTCTCCAAAACAATTTCTATGTCAGATGCACAAAGGTTATTTGGCAAACAAGTCAATGTGTAAATGCCAAGTTGAAAAGCCacttccctagagtggacatcaCACTCATCTGTTTAAATTTATCTTGCCTTGATCCTGCACTACACTCGTTTTAGGAATGTTTTTACACTCTCTAGATTCTAAACCCTTGTTATGCCAGAGAAGGCTTTAATTTACTTTTGTCTATTAAAGTATGTCCAGTGATGGGGATGTTTTAGTTAGAATCTAATGCCTCAAATTAGGTTCCATTGTTTATAATACTGACAGCTGGAACGCAAAGACACTATTAGCTTGTGCTATATAACAGTGAATCCTGAAGGTAAGAATTATTCTGTGATGAGCTCAGACTTCTACTGGACATATAATCTCAGACAATATGCCAGCCTCCCCACAAAGAGAAAAGTGACCTGTTGCTTAGGTGAGAAATGAAATCTTCCCTTAAACCAGTAGTAAGGAAGCAGCAATAAGATTCCAAACAAAGCTAGAACTGACCCAAGTAGAAACTGTTTTATTCCACATAAACAGTCCCCTACCAGCTGAACTACCTAATCTGTCAACATGTGATGTCTGGCAACAGCAACATTTTATCAAAAGTATGAAGTTGTCATAATTTATCCACTTCATGTAATGTGCATTCACAGACACGAGACTGCTGCTATGCATACATGATAGTGATTAATTCGCTTGCTCATCCCACTACGTTGGCATATCCAAGTAAGCCTTGTTGAGCCTATGCAGAATGAATGGCTATGTCATAGGTTGAGAGTAACTTGGTGCCTTCTCCAACAACTGCTAATATTTCTTTAATATTTCAAAGGCACACTTCATGCTTTGAAAACCCCAAGTATTCTAATCCTGAAAGGCTGAACATTCTGTGTCAGCTAAAGGCTAGCAGCAGTTAATGAGGATTATGCAGAAAAAGAACTATAGACTGCATCCATGGTTAGTGAAAACTCTTAAATACCTACTAATTGTTCACAAAGATACTTCTGTTGAGCTTGTACCACTAATGACCATTACATCTGGCAGTTAAATTACCATGCTACTCGCTATTTTGTAAATAGGGGAGGCCACTTTTAAGAGATTGCTAAACAATGAAGGCCAAGATGTGACTCCCTTTCCTTGCAATATAATTTAAAGCAGGGTGTGGTTTTTTAATGTTAACTTATCAGTTCTGAAAAGTTATGCAGGTATTGCAGTGGTTTTTCAACCCTTcacaattttgcaagcaattaCCGGTAAGTAATAATATTAAATCCTTCACTTGCTTTCAAAGTAATATTTAAAAGCTAAGTTTTTGTGGTCTTATCTAGAAGAATGTAGAACGCCATTGAGGAGATGAAGGAAGAGGAGTGTTACAACTTTTTTGGAGCCCAGGGAAAGTCATGCAAATAACTCATTCCAAATAAGGATTTTCACATCACTCTACACAACACTGTATTATTCTGCTAGTGAACAGTAGTACCACTGTAAAAATTAAGATATCTAAAGTACTTGGCAGCTTATGACATGTTTTGACTAACATAAAAGCCGAGTTGAAAACTCTTGCCTTCAAACTGTGTAATAAATATTTCCTCTACACTATCTCTGCACATTGTTGAAAGCTAACACAATAGACTTGCACTGCCCAGTTGTTCATTTAAAATTGTCTAGCACTGCCAATAAATCTTCAAATATTCAATGATGCTACAAACTAACTTAAGTCATGTAGCCATatgcaattttaaaattaaacGAAAGCAGCAGCAATACAATGTTACAGATGGGTTACCAGTGGCTTACTTTCGTTTGCTTTTTGTGTCAGTAGTCTGAAAAACACTAGAGGCAGACATGAGATTTTCTATATATTGTCCAAGAACTTGATTTTCTGATTTCAGTTTCAGATTTTCTTCTTTAACAGCATCTACTCTTGCAGACAGATCTGGAAGGACAAGGTGAATTTTAGAAGCAAATCACAACATCTGCTCTACTCTGAGTTTTAACTAAATGGTAGAAATAGTCACATGAAAAGAAAAGCCCATTATAAAGACATTCTGTATAGTGAAAGTTTATCCAATGCTTTCCAATAAAATGTTCTTAAAACACGCAGTAACCCAGTGTCAAATTTAGTCCCTGCCCCAAGCAAGCCTCCTAGGAAAAGCATTCCAGAGTCTGGGTGCCACATGCATTGCAGTTATTTAAATGGAACATTATTAGAGCGTGAATAACTGTGGACAATCTATCTGTGTCCAGGAAAGCGTatcagtgctagtagataaatatcAGTGTTAGTAGACGAAAAGCGCTTCATGTCTCAAGAGGCCATTCAGGCCCCTTTAAAAAGGGGTTGGGTCTAATAACATCCCTAGGCTACAAACCCGGTCCAAAACCTGCCCTGACACAGTTGATCCCGCTAACCAACAGCATCAGCAACTTATCAGGAATTACCATCATCTAGACCATTCACACTTCCACAGCTTCATCTGAATTTAATGAAAACAAGAAATAGAGCTGAGAGACATCAGCTTACTGATGATACTGTGTTCCAAAACCCCTGATGACCTTACTCAACAGTTTCATGTACATGCTGAAGAAAATATAGAATGCTAAGGTACACTATAGTATAAATGGCAAGGGAGGGAACAAAATGCACTTTCTAGACTGCACCCATAGTCACAATGTGAAACCCCTTGTTGGCTTCTATGCCCCACCAGATTTAACAGAATTTGCAGGAACATCTTCTTAGCTCAATCAGAACTGCAGTCTGTATCAATGATAAGTTTCTATCTTTTAAGTAATTCTGCATGTAGATAGGCTAACCTTCTGAATTAAGAAACTAACCTTCAAGTGTATGCTGGAGTTCCAAAACTTGATTAATAAGTCGTGTTTTTTCTTCCAATTCCACTTGATTTTCAGCCTCAACAGCTGTAAAAAAGAGATACTTTTTAGTGCAGCCAAG from Podarcis raffonei isolate rPodRaf1 chromosome 9, rPodRaf1.pri, whole genome shotgun sequence harbors:
- the SCOC gene encoding short coiled-coil protein isoform X2 — protein: MEGSLEEEDDSFTNISLADDSEYISEGQDSPVDWICSTMMNADMDAVEAENQVELEEKTRLINQVLELQHTLEDLSARVDAVKEENLKLKSENQVLGQYIENLMSASSVFQTTDTKSKRK
- the SCOC gene encoding short coiled-coil protein isoform X3, which gives rise to MMNADMDAVEAENQVELEEKTRLINQVLELQHTLEDLSARVDAVKEENLKLKSENQVLGQYIENLMSASSVFQTTDTKSKRK
- the SCOC gene encoding short coiled-coil protein isoform X1, which gives rise to MEGSLEEEDDSFTNISLADDSAEYISEGQDSPVDWICSTMMNADMDAVEAENQVELEEKTRLINQVLELQHTLEDLSARVDAVKEENLKLKSENQVLGQYIENLMSASSVFQTTDTKSKRK